In the Arthrobacter zhaoxinii genome, one interval contains:
- a CDS encoding MFS transporter encodes MPRLLADLTPLRESPEFRRLWTGTALSAIGTQLTLVAVSLEVYELTKSSFNVGLLGLVGLVPLVLAGLYGGSVVDAYDRRKVALFSSGLLWLSTIGIAAQAWAGVGNVWLLYFLVAVNAGAGGLNHPARSAIIPRLVRAELLPAANALSMMTFGVAMTAGPLLAGVLVARVGYGWTYTIDVVTFTAAMWALYRLAPMPPVGKVQKAGLGSVLEGFRFLGTRPNIRMTFVVDLCAMVFAQPRALLPAIGALMLGGGATTVGVLLAATAVGAFLAGLFSGPLGLVRRQGLAVLWSVAAWGLSVTAFGVVVVLAGSNDGAVPSRWLIPAALAMACAGIADSISGVFRSTILQSATPDAMRGRLQGVFVVVVAGGPRLGDLVAGVDASLVGEGWAAVLGGLICLALVAVLARTQPRFARYDALHPEP; translated from the coding sequence GTGCCCCGACTGCTCGCTGACCTCACACCCCTGCGTGAAAGCCCCGAATTCCGCCGGCTCTGGACCGGCACCGCGCTCTCCGCCATTGGCACGCAGCTCACCCTCGTGGCGGTCAGCCTGGAAGTCTACGAACTGACGAAGTCGAGTTTCAACGTCGGCCTGCTGGGCCTGGTGGGCCTGGTGCCGCTGGTGCTGGCCGGACTGTACGGCGGATCCGTGGTGGACGCGTACGACAGGCGCAAGGTGGCGCTGTTCTCATCGGGACTGCTCTGGCTCAGCACCATCGGCATCGCGGCCCAGGCCTGGGCCGGGGTGGGCAATGTCTGGCTGCTGTATTTCCTCGTGGCCGTCAACGCCGGCGCGGGCGGTCTGAACCACCCGGCGCGCAGCGCCATCATTCCCCGCCTGGTCCGCGCCGAGCTGCTGCCTGCCGCCAATGCGCTGAGCATGATGACCTTCGGCGTGGCCATGACAGCGGGGCCGCTGCTGGCAGGAGTGCTGGTGGCCCGGGTGGGCTACGGCTGGACCTACACCATCGACGTCGTCACCTTCACTGCCGCCATGTGGGCGCTGTACCGGCTGGCACCCATGCCGCCGGTGGGCAAGGTGCAGAAGGCCGGGCTGGGTTCCGTGCTGGAGGGATTCCGGTTCCTGGGCACCCGGCCCAATATCCGCATGACCTTCGTGGTGGACCTGTGCGCCATGGTCTTCGCCCAGCCGCGTGCGCTGCTCCCGGCCATCGGTGCACTGATGCTCGGCGGCGGCGCGACCACGGTGGGTGTGCTGCTGGCAGCCACCGCCGTGGGCGCCTTCCTCGCCGGGCTGTTTTCCGGGCCGCTCGGACTGGTGCGCCGGCAGGGCCTGGCCGTGCTCTGGTCCGTTGCCGCCTGGGGGCTGTCGGTGACGGCCTTCGGCGTCGTGGTGGTCCTGGCCGGATCCAACGACGGCGCGGTCCCGTCACGGTGGCTGATCCCGGCGGCGCTCGCGATGGCCTGCGCCGGGATTGCCGACTCCATCAGCGGCGTCTTCCGGTCCACCATCCTGCAGTCCGCCACCCCGGATGCCATGCGCGGCAGGCTGCAGGGCGTCTTCGTGGTCGTGGTGGCGGGCGGCCCGCGGCTGGGGGACCTGGTGGCGGGCGTGGATGCCTCCCTGGTGGGAGAGGGGTGGGCGGCAGTGCTCGGGGGACTGATCTGCCTGGCCCTGGTGGCGGTGCTGGCACGGACCCAGCCCCGGTTTGCGCGCTACGACGCGCTGCATCCGGAGCCCTGA
- a CDS encoding esterase/lipase family protein, translating to MTSPRPGVRPRRQGRIFRWARQARGWASDYLYVAYWQVHGFVLRRDPAAYLHPEGTVRAPVVLIPGVFENWQFLRPVADYLYERGHPVHTVAPLGYNRGTIEDMAVLVERYLAEQNLQNVLVLAHSKGGLIGKHLMTLPDGGPRVDRMIAVNTPFSGSVYANLFPLASIRAFSPRNPFLQRLLRNEDVNARITSVYSSFDPHIPTGSHLAGARNIQLQTMGHFRPIGDSRLLDVLEQELDDAGSRDGGQA from the coding sequence GTGACGTCTCCACGTCCCGGTGTCCGGCCGCGCCGGCAGGGACGGATTTTCCGCTGGGCGCGCCAGGCACGGGGCTGGGCCTCGGACTATCTCTACGTGGCGTACTGGCAGGTGCACGGCTTCGTCCTGCGCCGGGACCCGGCAGCGTATCTGCATCCGGAGGGTACGGTGCGGGCTCCGGTGGTGCTGATCCCCGGCGTCTTCGAGAACTGGCAGTTCCTGCGCCCGGTGGCCGACTATCTTTACGAGCGCGGTCATCCGGTACACACCGTTGCCCCGCTGGGCTACAACCGCGGCACCATCGAGGACATGGCGGTGCTGGTGGAACGCTACCTGGCGGAACAGAACCTGCAGAACGTCCTGGTGCTGGCCCACAGCAAGGGCGGACTGATCGGCAAGCACCTGATGACCCTGCCGGACGGCGGGCCGCGGGTGGACCGGATGATCGCCGTCAACACGCCTTTCTCCGGCTCCGTCTACGCCAACCTGTTTCCGCTCGCGTCGATCCGCGCCTTCTCGCCCCGGAACCCGTTCCTGCAGCGGCTCCTGCGCAACGAGGACGTAAACGCCCGGATCACCTCTGTCTACAGCAGCTTCGACCCGCATATCCCGACGGGCAGCCACCTGGCCGGCGCGCGGAACATCCAGCTGCAGACCATGGGACACTTCCGGCCCATCGGTGATTCCCGGCTGCTCGACGTGCTGGAACAGGAACTGGACGACGCCGGATCACGGGACGGCGGCCAGGCCTAG
- a CDS encoding alpha/beta fold hydrolase, which produces MPAAEIRTGYQRIAVGQTQVDIRTYQRFDDAGTPEWSGTRSEVVLVHGIGASERYYGPLIWELARTSIVHTLELPGFGSTPTPDGQLQMEDFGRIAVQALDAAGISGAQWVGHSMGCQVVVEMALAAPEAASSVVLLGPTINAAERSAPLQALRLLQDCLGEPPAVNYMLVTDYLRAGPRWYLSTLPVMIHHRLEERIGGVKPPVLLVRGGKDPVVRADWLARLARARPGAVTAEIPGQPHVLMYTRPKETAALMRTAAAVQ; this is translated from the coding sequence GTGCCGGCAGCAGAAATCCGAACCGGATACCAGCGGATAGCAGTAGGCCAGACGCAGGTGGATATCCGTACCTACCAGCGCTTTGACGACGCCGGGACGCCCGAATGGTCCGGGACCCGCAGCGAGGTGGTCCTGGTGCACGGGATCGGCGCTTCGGAGCGGTATTACGGACCGCTGATCTGGGAACTGGCGCGCACCTCGATTGTGCACACGCTGGAACTTCCCGGTTTCGGCAGCACCCCGACACCGGACGGGCAGCTGCAGATGGAGGACTTCGGACGCATTGCCGTGCAGGCCCTCGACGCTGCCGGAATTTCCGGCGCGCAGTGGGTAGGCCATTCCATGGGCTGCCAGGTGGTGGTGGAGATGGCGCTCGCCGCTCCGGAGGCCGCCTCCTCGGTGGTCCTGCTGGGACCGACCATCAACGCCGCCGAGCGCTCGGCCCCGCTGCAGGCGCTGCGGCTGCTGCAGGACTGCCTGGGCGAACCGCCGGCGGTCAACTACATGCTGGTCACCGACTATCTCCGCGCCGGTCCCCGCTGGTATTTGTCCACGCTGCCCGTGATGATCCACCACCGGCTCGAGGAGCGGATCGGCGGGGTCAAGCCCCCGGTGCTGCTGGTGCGCGGCGGCAAGGACCCGGTGGTGCGCGCCGACTGGCTGGCCCGGCTCGCTCGTGCCCGCCCCGGTGCGGTAACGGCGGAGATCCCCGGCCAGCCGCACGTGCTGATGTACACCCGTCCGAAGGAAACCGCCGCCCTGATGCGCACGGCGGCCGCTGTCCAGTGA
- a CDS encoding catalase, with amino-acid sequence MSNFTTTQTGTPVSSDAHSLSTGADGAIALHDRYLVEKLAQFNRERMPERIVHAKGGGAFGEFVVTEDVSKYTRAAVFQPGTVTETVQRFSSVAGEMGSPDTWRDVRGFAMRFYSTEGNYDIVGNNTPVFFIRDGIKFPDFIHSQKRLPGSGLRDADMQWDFWTNSPESAHQVTYLMGDRGLPTSWREMPGFGSHTYQWINAAGERFWVKYHFTSNQGNHEITGAEAEKIAGADADYYRRDLYEAIEAGNFPSWDLHVQVMPYEDAKTYRFNPFDLTKVWPHADYPLIKVGTHTLNRNPENFFAQIEQVALSPANLVPGIDASPDKMLMARIFSYPDAQRYRIGANYNLLPVNAPKAPVNNYSQDGAMRFSYNSPETPVYAPNTLGGPAADAALAGAGSWENDGALVRSAATLHSEDSDFGQAGTLYREVYDDAAKQRFLETITGAISGVKRPHIREAAIQYWTNVDAVLGEKLRLSLAQGETTANEKAEFVGVAE; translated from the coding sequence ATGTCCAACTTCACCACCACGCAGACCGGCACCCCGGTTTCCAGCGACGCACACTCGCTGAGCACCGGCGCCGACGGCGCCATTGCCCTTCACGACCGTTACCTCGTCGAGAAGCTGGCCCAGTTCAACCGGGAACGCATGCCGGAACGCATCGTGCACGCCAAGGGCGGCGGCGCATTCGGTGAGTTCGTTGTTACCGAGGATGTTTCCAAGTACACGCGTGCCGCTGTCTTCCAGCCCGGCACCGTCACCGAGACCGTCCAGCGGTTCTCTTCCGTTGCCGGTGAAATGGGTTCCCCCGACACCTGGCGCGACGTGCGCGGCTTCGCGATGCGTTTCTACTCCACCGAGGGCAACTACGACATCGTCGGCAACAACACCCCGGTGTTCTTCATCCGCGACGGCATCAAGTTCCCGGACTTCATCCACTCGCAGAAGCGCCTGCCGGGCTCCGGCCTGCGCGATGCGGACATGCAGTGGGACTTCTGGACCAACTCCCCCGAGTCCGCACACCAGGTCACGTACCTGATGGGTGACCGCGGCCTGCCGACGTCCTGGCGTGAAATGCCCGGCTTCGGCTCGCACACCTACCAGTGGATCAACGCCGCCGGCGAGCGCTTCTGGGTGAAGTACCACTTCACGTCCAACCAGGGCAACCATGAAATCACCGGTGCAGAGGCCGAGAAGATTGCCGGCGCCGACGCCGACTACTACCGCCGCGACCTGTACGAGGCCATTGAGGCCGGCAACTTCCCCTCCTGGGACCTGCACGTCCAGGTCATGCCGTACGAGGATGCCAAGACGTACCGGTTCAACCCGTTCGACCTGACCAAGGTCTGGCCGCACGCGGACTACCCGCTGATCAAGGTGGGTACCCACACCCTGAACCGCAACCCGGAAAACTTCTTCGCGCAGATCGAACAGGTTGCCCTGTCCCCCGCGAACCTGGTTCCCGGCATTGACGCCAGCCCGGACAAGATGCTGATGGCCCGCATCTTCTCCTACCCGGACGCCCAGCGTTACCGCATCGGCGCCAACTACAACCTGCTGCCGGTCAACGCACCGAAGGCACCGGTCAACAACTACTCGCAGGACGGCGCCATGCGCTTCTCCTACAACTCCCCGGAAACCCCGGTCTACGCACCGAACACGCTCGGCGGCCCCGCGGCCGACGCAGCGCTGGCAGGTGCCGGCAGCTGGGAGAACGACGGCGCCCTGGTGCGTTCCGCCGCGACCCTGCACTCCGAGGACAGCGACTTCGGCCAGGCCGGCACGCTGTACCGCGAGGTTTACGACGACGCCGCCAAGCAGCGTTTCCTGGAAACCATCACCGGCGCCATCTCCGGTGTGAAGCGTCCGCACATCCGCGAAGCAGCGATCCAGTACTGGACCAACGTGGACGCGGTCCTGGGCGAGAAGCTGCGCCTTTCCCTGGCGCAGGGCGAGACCACGGCCAACGAAAAGGCCGAGTTCGTGGGAGTTGCTGAGTAA
- a CDS encoding prenyltransferase: protein MLLVSSRPLSWVNTAYPFAAAYLLTTGRIDLAWVIGTLYFLVPYNLAMYGINDVFDYESDLHNPRKGGVEGAVLDRSFHRTTLWAAVLTNVPFLAALVLLGSPLSWLVLAVSVFAVIAYSAPGLRFKERPFLDSLTSSTHFVSPAVYGLVLAGAVFTPGLWAVLGAFFLWGMASQAFGAVQDVVPDREGGIGSIATVLGARPVVVLAAAAYLAAGLLMLFTPWPAVLGCLLALPYILNLLPFLRITDAGSGAANAGWKRFLKLNFLTGFLVTMLLIWYWPSR, encoded by the coding sequence ATGCTGCTGGTGTCCTCGCGGCCCCTTTCCTGGGTCAACACCGCGTATCCGTTCGCCGCGGCATACCTGCTCACCACCGGGCGGATCGACCTGGCCTGGGTGATCGGCACGCTGTACTTCCTGGTGCCCTACAACCTGGCCATGTACGGCATCAATGACGTTTTCGACTACGAGTCGGACCTGCACAATCCGCGCAAGGGGGGAGTGGAGGGCGCCGTCCTGGACCGCAGCTTCCACCGCACCACGCTGTGGGCGGCAGTCCTGACCAATGTGCCGTTCCTGGCCGCCCTGGTCCTGCTGGGAAGCCCGCTGTCCTGGCTGGTGCTGGCGGTAAGCGTGTTTGCAGTGATTGCGTACAGCGCCCCGGGACTGCGGTTCAAGGAACGACCGTTCCTGGATTCCCTCACGTCCAGCACCCACTTCGTCAGCCCGGCGGTGTACGGGCTGGTCCTGGCCGGTGCAGTGTTCACACCGGGGCTGTGGGCGGTGCTGGGCGCGTTCTTCCTCTGGGGCATGGCCAGCCAGGCCTTCGGCGCGGTGCAGGACGTGGTGCCGGACCGTGAGGGCGGCATCGGATCCATTGCCACGGTGCTGGGGGCACGGCCGGTTGTGGTGCTCGCCGCAGCTGCCTATCTTGCTGCCGGGCTGCTGATGCTCTTCACCCCGTGGCCCGCGGTTCTGGGCTGCCTGCTCGCCCTGCCCTACATCCTCAACCTGCTGCCGTTCCTGCGGATCACCGACGCCGGCTCCGGTGCTGCGAATGCGGGCTGGAAGCGGTTCCTGAAGTTGAACTTCCTCACCGGTTTCCTGGTGACGATGCTGCTCATCTGGTACTGGCCTTCCCGGTAG
- the trxA gene encoding thioredoxin encodes MATIDITEATFPETIEENDIVFVDFWADWCGPCKQFAPVYDSVSQQHDDITFAKVDTEAEQGLAAAAGITSIPTLMAFREKVLVFSQPGALNASQFSELVEAVKGLDMKAVHEQIAAQEREAAAGSNGQAKQA; translated from the coding sequence ATGGCTACTATCGACATCACCGAAGCAACGTTCCCCGAGACCATCGAGGAAAATGACATAGTCTTCGTGGACTTCTGGGCGGACTGGTGCGGTCCCTGCAAGCAGTTTGCACCCGTGTACGACTCCGTATCGCAGCAGCACGACGACATCACCTTTGCCAAGGTGGACACCGAGGCCGAGCAGGGTCTGGCAGCTGCCGCCGGCATCACCTCCATCCCCACCCTCATGGCATTCCGGGAAAAGGTGCTCGTGTTTTCCCAGCCCGGCGCCCTCAACGCCAGCCAGTTCAGCGAACTGGTGGAAGCAGTCAAGGGCCTGGACATGAAGGCCGTGCATGAGCAGATTGCCGCTCAGGAGCGCGAGGCAGCCGCAGGCTCCAACGGCCAGGCCAAGCAGGCCTAG
- a CDS encoding YajQ family cyclic di-GMP-binding protein — translation MASESTFDVVSKIDKQEVANALNQAQKEIVQRYDFKGVGAEVDFSGEKILMKANSEDRVKAVLDVLQSKLVKRGISLKSLDAGEPFASGKEYRIEASMKEGIAQDQAKKINKLIRDEGPKGVKSQIQGDELRVSSKSRDDLQATMALLKGADLEVDLQFINFR, via the coding sequence ATGGCCAGCGAGTCCACGTTCGACGTCGTCAGCAAGATCGATAAGCAGGAAGTGGCCAATGCGCTGAACCAGGCGCAGAAGGAAATCGTCCAGCGCTACGACTTCAAGGGCGTAGGAGCCGAGGTGGACTTCAGCGGCGAGAAGATCCTGATGAAGGCCAACTCCGAGGACCGGGTGAAGGCGGTCCTGGACGTCCTGCAGTCCAAGCTGGTCAAGCGCGGCATCTCCCTGAAGTCCCTGGATGCCGGCGAGCCGTTCGCCTCCGGCAAGGAATACCGGATTGAGGCCTCCATGAAGGAGGGCATTGCCCAGGACCAGGCGAAGAAGATCAACAAGCTGATCCGCGACGAAGGCCCCAAGGGCGTCAAGTCCCAGATCCAGGGCGACGAGCTCCGGGTCAGCTCCAAGTCCCGCGACGACCTGCAGGCCACCATGGCGCTGCTCAAGGGTGCGGACCTCGAAGTGGATCTGCAGTTCATCAACTTCCGCTAG
- the htpX gene encoding zinc metalloprotease HtpX, which yields MHRHFNGLKTAALFGVLFAVLLGIGALLSSGTGSPAFIWVFLLIGLATTAYSYWNSDKLAIRAMRAVPVTEAQAPEMYRIVRELSLQAGEPMPRLYISPTMAPNAFATGRNPQHAAVCCTQGILALLNERELRGVLGHELMHVYNRDILTSSVAAAIAGVITSLGQFLLFFGGGDRRNANPLAMIAMAILAPLAASLIQMAIGRTREYDADEDGAKLTNDPLALASALRKLESGTQRAPLPANDQKLANTSHLMIANPFRAGARGLLATHPPMADRIQRLERMAGRTLGA from the coding sequence GTGCACCGACACTTCAACGGCCTCAAGACAGCAGCCCTGTTCGGCGTGCTTTTCGCCGTGCTGCTCGGAATCGGGGCCCTGCTTTCAAGCGGAACCGGAAGCCCGGCGTTTATCTGGGTCTTCCTCCTGATCGGCCTTGCCACTACTGCCTACAGCTACTGGAACAGCGACAAGCTGGCCATTCGGGCCATGCGTGCGGTGCCCGTCACCGAGGCGCAGGCTCCGGAAATGTACCGCATTGTCCGGGAGCTTTCCCTGCAGGCCGGTGAGCCCATGCCGCGGCTCTACATTTCGCCCACCATGGCACCGAACGCCTTCGCGACGGGCCGCAACCCGCAGCACGCTGCCGTGTGCTGCACCCAGGGCATCCTGGCCCTGCTGAACGAGCGTGAACTGCGCGGCGTGCTCGGCCACGAGCTTATGCACGTCTACAACCGCGATATTCTCACCTCCTCGGTGGCAGCCGCCATTGCCGGCGTCATTACCTCGCTGGGACAGTTCCTGCTCTTCTTCGGCGGCGGGGACCGGCGCAACGCCAACCCGCTGGCGATGATTGCCATGGCCATCCTGGCGCCTCTGGCTGCCTCGCTGATCCAGATGGCAATCGGCCGGACCCGCGAGTACGACGCCGACGAAGACGGGGCGAAGCTCACTAACGATCCGCTGGCGCTCGCGTCTGCGCTGCGCAAGCTGGAGAGCGGCACCCAGCGCGCCCCGCTGCCGGCCAATGACCAGAAGCTGGCCAACACGTCCCACCTGATGATCGCGAACCCGTTCCGCGCCGGGGCACGCGGCCTCCTGGCCACCCACCCGCCCATGGCCGACCGCATCCAGCGCCTGGAGCGCATGGCCGGCCGGACCCTGGGCGCCTGA
- a CDS encoding MarR family winged helix-turn-helix transcriptional regulator, protein MTSDPALDELAEEFRESLRLALYIARNMDADTDLSATQVSIMKMAAGEGMRVSGIARNLGVKVPSATEQIIRLEGAGLLKRSPDPHDSRGVRVTLTPKGEQSLREANGSRTALMAALLEQLSSEERAALSAALPVIRRLTKLPGA, encoded by the coding sequence ATGACTAGCGATCCCGCCCTGGATGAGCTCGCCGAGGAATTCCGCGAATCCCTCCGGCTGGCACTGTACATTGCCCGCAACATGGATGCAGACACCGACCTCAGCGCCACGCAGGTCAGCATCATGAAGATGGCCGCCGGCGAGGGGATGCGGGTGAGCGGGATTGCCCGCAACCTCGGGGTGAAGGTCCCCAGCGCCACGGAGCAGATCATCCGTCTTGAAGGGGCAGGCCTGTTGAAGCGCAGCCCGGACCCCCATGATTCCCGCGGTGTGCGGGTGACGCTGACGCCGAAGGGGGAGCAGTCGCTCCGGGAAGCCAACGGCAGCAGGACCGCACTGATGGCAGCGCTGCTGGAACAGCTCAGCAGCGAGGAACGGGCCGCGCTCTCAGCCGCATTGCCGGTGATCCGCCGGCTCACGAAGCTTCCCGGCGCCTGA
- a CDS encoding Fur family transcriptional regulator produces the protein MTETAAAQESTARWSNELRGHGRRVTKQRLAVLRAVDAAPHSVADDVAAAVRGELPDISLQSVYVVLADLTETGLLRKIETPDSPARYETRVNDNHHHAVCTGCGRIEDVDCAVGHAPCLTPGDTHGMTIQIADVLYRGLCTDCAAAAAS, from the coding sequence ATGACCGAAACCGCAGCAGCCCAGGAGTCCACCGCCAGGTGGTCCAACGAGCTGCGCGGCCACGGCCGGCGCGTCACCAAGCAACGGCTGGCGGTGCTCCGCGCCGTCGACGCCGCGCCGCACTCGGTGGCGGACGACGTCGCCGCCGCCGTGCGCGGGGAGCTTCCGGACATTTCGCTGCAGTCGGTCTATGTGGTCCTGGCGGACCTCACCGAAACCGGCCTGCTGCGGAAAATTGAAACCCCCGATTCCCCGGCCCGGTACGAGACCCGCGTGAATGACAACCACCACCACGCGGTCTGCACCGGCTGCGGCCGGATCGAAGACGTGGACTGCGCCGTCGGCCACGCCCCGTGTCTGACCCCCGGAGATACCCACGGCATGACCATCCAGATTGCGGATGTGCTCTACCGCGGGCTCTGCACCGACTGCGCCGCCGCAGCTGCGTCTTAG
- a CDS encoding MBL fold metallo-hydrolase — MSPHPTEGAAAVFTRNVADGIHRLEHAHVNVYLVEDDDGVAVVDAGLPGMWPHLTGALDELGYGPGDIRALVLTHAHFDHVGTAARLRQEYRTPILVHDADRYIAAHPYRYRHETNRFLYPVRYPKAVPVLGAMTLAGALNVRGVTDVHSLTADSGDALPGRPRILYTPGHTAGSVALHFPDRGALISGDSLVTLDPYTGAKGPQIVSGAATADSALALESLALLAEADAPLLLTGHGEPWRDGSAAAVEQALARGAS; from the coding sequence ATGTCCCCGCATCCCACCGAAGGAGCAGCCGCCGTGTTTACCCGCAACGTTGCCGATGGAATCCACCGCCTTGAACACGCCCATGTGAACGTCTATCTGGTTGAGGACGACGACGGCGTGGCAGTGGTCGACGCCGGCCTGCCGGGGATGTGGCCGCACCTGACCGGTGCACTCGACGAGCTGGGCTACGGTCCGGGGGACATCCGGGCCCTGGTGCTGACGCACGCGCACTTCGACCATGTGGGCACCGCCGCCCGGCTCCGGCAGGAGTACCGCACGCCCATCCTGGTGCACGATGCCGACCGGTACATCGCCGCGCACCCCTACCGCTACCGGCACGAGACGAACCGGTTCCTGTATCCGGTCCGCTACCCCAAGGCAGTCCCCGTCCTGGGCGCTATGACCCTCGCCGGGGCGCTGAATGTGCGCGGCGTGACCGACGTGCACAGCCTCACCGCGGATTCGGGTGATGCCCTGCCGGGCAGGCCGCGGATCCTGTACACACCCGGGCATACCGCCGGATCCGTGGCCCTGCATTTCCCGGACCGCGGCGCACTCATCAGCGGTGATTCGTTGGTGACCCTCGACCCCTACACCGGAGCCAAGGGGCCGCAGATTGTCTCCGGCGCGGCGACGGCGGACAGTGCTCTGGCGCTCGAGTCGCTGGCACTGCTGGCCGAGGCTGATGCACCGTTGCTGCTCACCGGCCACGGGGAGCCGTGGCGGGACGGTTCGGCGGCGGCCGTGGAGCAGGCCCTGGCCCGCGGGGCGTCCTAG
- a CDS encoding histidine phosphatase family protein, which yields MRLILVRHGQTPSNVEHFLDTAVPGPGLTELGREQAASLPEALGHEPIDGIFASNLVRTQLTAAPLAAALGLPVGIRDGLREVSAGELEMRNDRDSIITYLKTVYSWVSGDTAVRMPGGPDGAETLGRFDAVVEELAAAGLKSPAIFSHGAIIRAWATARAGNVGPDFIVANALSNTGVAVLEAEDLPGGGGLGPWQLLTWMGEAVGGGDLEDHGDDGPAADDVAL from the coding sequence ATGCGCCTGATACTCGTCCGCCACGGCCAGACTCCCTCCAACGTGGAGCACTTCCTCGACACCGCCGTTCCCGGCCCGGGACTGACGGAGCTGGGAAGGGAACAGGCGGCGTCGCTGCCCGAGGCGCTCGGACATGAACCGATCGACGGAATCTTTGCCTCCAACCTGGTCCGCACCCAGCTCACAGCCGCACCCCTGGCTGCCGCACTGGGGCTCCCGGTCGGGATCCGCGACGGGCTGCGGGAAGTCTCCGCCGGCGAGCTGGAGATGCGTAATGACCGTGACTCGATCATTACCTACCTGAAGACGGTCTACAGCTGGGTTTCCGGCGACACCGCCGTCCGGATGCCCGGCGGACCGGACGGTGCCGAGACGCTGGGCCGCTTTGACGCCGTCGTCGAGGAACTGGCTGCCGCGGGACTGAAATCCCCGGCCATCTTCAGCCACGGGGCGATCATCCGGGCCTGGGCCACCGCGCGTGCCGGGAACGTGGGGCCGGACTTCATTGTGGCGAACGCGCTCAGCAACACCGGCGTTGCCGTGCTGGAAGCGGAAGATCTGCCCGGCGGCGGCGGCCTCGGCCCCTGGCAGCTGCTCACCTGGATGGGCGAAGCGGTGGGCGGCGGGGACCTCGAGGACCACGGCGACGACGGCCCGGCCGCCGACGACGTCGCGCTCTAG
- the fdhA gene encoding formaldehyde dehydrogenase, glutathione-independent encodes MSSNRGIAYLEPGVVEVQDIDYPTFELQDGPGVNPANVGRKLPHAAILKVVTTNICGSDQHMVRGRTTAPPNLILGHEITGEVVETGSDVEFIKVGDLVSVPFNISCGRCRNCKERKTGICLNVNPDRPGSAYGYVDMGGWVGGQAEYALVPYADWNLLRFPDKDQAMEKILDLTMLSDIFPTGYHGAVTAGVGVGSTVYIAGAGPVGLAAAVSAQLLGAAAVIVGDLNEERLAQARSFGCETVDVSLGDPRDQIEQILGVPEVDCGVDAVGFEARGHGAGSSSEAPATVLNSLMDITAAGGALGIPGLYVTGDPGGVDEAAQKGSLSINLGAGWAKSLSFTTGQCPVMKYNRELMMAILHDKVQIAKAVSATPISLDQAPEAYREFDAGVAKKYVIDPNGMVGSH; translated from the coding sequence ATGAGTTCCAACCGAGGCATTGCTTATCTTGAACCGGGTGTAGTTGAAGTCCAGGACATCGATTACCCGACCTTTGAACTGCAGGACGGTCCGGGTGTGAACCCGGCCAACGTCGGACGCAAGCTCCCGCACGCCGCCATCCTGAAGGTGGTCACCACCAACATCTGCGGATCCGACCAGCACATGGTCCGCGGGAGGACGACGGCGCCGCCCAACCTGATCCTGGGTCATGAGATCACCGGGGAAGTGGTGGAAACCGGATCCGACGTGGAGTTCATCAAGGTGGGCGACCTGGTTTCGGTGCCGTTCAACATTTCCTGCGGCCGCTGCCGCAACTGCAAGGAACGCAAAACCGGCATCTGCCTGAACGTGAACCCCGACCGTCCCGGCAGTGCCTACGGATACGTCGATATGGGCGGCTGGGTGGGCGGCCAGGCCGAGTACGCCCTGGTGCCGTACGCGGACTGGAACCTGCTGCGGTTCCCGGACAAGGACCAGGCCATGGAGAAGATCCTTGACCTCACCATGCTCTCCGACATCTTCCCCACCGGCTACCACGGCGCAGTCACCGCCGGCGTGGGTGTGGGCTCCACCGTCTACATCGCCGGTGCGGGTCCGGTAGGCCTTGCCGCAGCCGTCTCGGCACAGCTGCTGGGCGCCGCCGCGGTGATCGTGGGCGACCTGAACGAGGAACGGCTGGCCCAGGCCCGCAGCTTCGGCTGCGAAACCGTGGACGTTTCGCTGGGGGACCCGCGGGACCAGATCGAACAAATCCTGGGTGTGCCGGAAGTGGACTGCGGCGTGGACGCCGTGGGGTTCGAGGCCCGCGGGCACGGTGCCGGTTCAAGCAGCGAAGCACCGGCCACGGTGCTGAATTCGCTGATGGACATCACCGCGGCAGGCGGAGCGCTGGGCATTCCGGGACTGTACGTCACCGGTGACCCGGGCGGCGTCGATGAGGCTGCACAGAAGGGGTCGCTGAGCATCAACCTGGGGGCGGGCTGGGCCAAGTCGCTGTCCTTCACCACCGGGCAGTGTCCGGTGATGAAGTACAACCGGGAGCTCATGATGGCGATCCTGCATGACAAGGTGCAGATCGCCAAGGCCGTGAGCGCCACTCCGATCAGCCTGGACCAGGCGCCGGAGGCCTACCGCGAGTTTGATGCGGGTGTGGCGAAGAAATACGTCATTGATCCGAACGGCATGGTGGGCTCCCACTAG